Proteins co-encoded in one Rhopalosiphum maidis isolate BTI-1 chromosome 2, ASM367621v3, whole genome shotgun sequence genomic window:
- the LOC113552504 gene encoding LOW QUALITY PROTEIN: uncharacterized protein LOC113552504 (The sequence of the model RefSeq protein was modified relative to this genomic sequence to represent the inferred CDS: substituted 3 bases at 3 genomic stop codons) produces the protein MIQKTIQKQLLYKSSSPNPDKNVKQNRSSHKSVYDSTLGLKRERLGHKELSNKEHKKITSTEILPQYSKQITNKKGLGNNKNNRNLTPQDLEIIKIFTSPEWSKKTFYTSNNSIVNAMVNDDNIPINTESENILGKNDNEAESVEYQLDTIQEIVDQETEVTDYVEEKRNVYLPNESFNSVQVFEAEEKELENNQESITESMVENQNDRELFEVSSFNSKTQHEFNMSFETSNDITNDFGSHLSRTISNVDASDKSLKVDKSNCIYNEEDVYENQIGIEHECECYSYKEHCEEQEASLNLKSAVSTSNLSSKQIWNDLAFMQHFNFNDYSSDSYGSKIVDSTPTGSLNTDVMTRIIRQNKSRTFTLSYXXYXQMFIAVVNYLGNYMTEKQMSNESAYKEAMELIFEETKVSLGQLLIEGLLLVSKRHRQDAFKYLGKWLLIQADIKDENKTEEESMLSFGK, from the exons atgattcaaaaaactatacaaaaacagctattatataaatcttcaTCACCAAATCcagataaaaatgtcaaacagAACCGCTCCAGTCACAAAAGCGTATACGATTCGACGTTGGGTTTAAAGAGAGAACGTTTAGGTCACAaagaattaagtaataaagaGCACAAAAAGATAACATCTACTGAAATATTACCGcaatattcaaaacaaataacaaataaaaaaggacttgggaataataaaaacaatagaaatCTTACACCGCAggatttagaaataataaaaatatttacatcacCAGAATGgtcgaaaaaaacattttatacatcgaATAATTCTATAGTAAATGCAATGGTTAACGATGATAATATTCCGATAAATACGGaatcagaaaatatattaggtaaaaatgataatgaagCAGAATCAGTAGAATATCAGCTAGATACTATACAAGAAATTGTCGACCAAGAAACTGAAGTAACTGATTACGTCGAAGAAAAACGAAACGTATACCTTCCTAATGAATCGTTTAATAGTGTCCAGGTATTCGAAGCAGAAGAGAAAGAATTGGAAAACAATCAAGAAAGCATAACTGAAAGCATGGTGGAGAATCAAAATGATAGGGAATTGTTCGAGGTATCcagttttaatagtaaaacgcAGCACGAATTTAATATGTCTTTTGAAACAAGTAACGATATAACTAATGATTTTGGATCACACCTATCGCGTACAATCTCTAATGTCGATGCGTCGGACAAATCATTAAAAGTTGATAAGAGCAactgtatttataatgaagaAGATGTGTATGAAAACCAAATTGGCATTGAGCATGAATGCGAATGCTAttcttataa AGAACATTGTGAAGAACAAGAAGCTTCACTGAATCTCAAATCCGCGGTGTCCACATCCAACTTGTCATCCAAACAAATATGGAACGACTTGGCTTTTATGCagcatttcaatttcaatgaCTATAGTAGTGACAGCT atGGTTCTAAAATAGTTGATTCAACGCCCACGGGGTCATTAAACACCGATGTCATGACTCGAATAATTCGTCAAAACAAATCACGTACATTTACACTCTCATATTAGTAGTATTAACAAATGTTTATTGCAGTTGTGAATTATCTAGGTAACTACATGACTGAAAAGCAAATGAGTAATGAGTCAGCATACAAAGAAGCCATGGAACTGATATTCGAAGAAACCAAAGTATCACTGGGACAACTTTTAATTGAGGGCTTGTTACTTGTGTCAAAGAGACATCGTCAAGACGCATTTAAATACTTAGGTAAATGGTTGTTGATTCAAGCTGATATCaaagatgaaaataaaactgaagAAGAGTCTATGTTGAGTTTCGGAAAATGa